From a region of the Sesamum indicum cultivar Zhongzhi No. 13 linkage group LG3, S_indicum_v1.0, whole genome shotgun sequence genome:
- the LOC105158563 gene encoding ribosomal RNA small subunit methyltransferase-like: MAGGKIKREKLQRGSGATAASNPHFQGGIPFHKSKGQHILKNPLLVDSIIQKSGIKSTDVILEIGPGTGNLTKKLLEAGKSVIAVELDPRMVLELQRRFQGTPYSSRLKVIQGDVLKCDLPYFDICVANIPYQISSPLTFKLLSHRPLFRCAVIMFQREFAMRLVAQPGDTLYCRLSVNTQLLARVNHLLKVGRNNFRPPPKVDSSVVRIEPRKPLPPMNFKEWDGLVRICFNRKNKTLGSLFRQKTVLSLLEKNYKTLQALQLTSEEFSDDKEMAMCVSALGDTLGDLSMDADEGKDDDEDMEMDDGETKASNFKDKVLSVLKLGGFEEKRASKLTQADFMHLLSLFNKAGIHFS; encoded by the exons ATGGCGGGAGGTAAAATTAAGAGAGAGAAGTTGCAGAGAGGAAGTGGTGCCACGGCAGCATCGAACCCTCATTTCCAGGGCGGAATTCCCTTCCACAAGTCGAAGGGCCAGCACATACTGAAAAACCCACTCTTGGTCGACTCAATTATTCAGAAATCCGGCATAAAATCTACTGACGTTATCCTTGAGATTGGTCCCGGTACGGGCAATCTCACGAAGAAGCTTCTTGAAGCGGGCAAATCTGTTATTGCTGTGGAGCTTGATCCGCGTATGGTGCTCGAGTTGCAGCGCCGTTTTCAGGGTACCCCCTATTCTAGTCGATTGAAG GTCATACAAGGAGATGTTCTGAAGTGTGATCTTCCGTACTTTGATATTTGCGTGGCAAACATACCATACCAAATTTCATCCCCTCTTACTTTCAAATTGTTATCTCATCGCCCCTTATTCAGGTGTGCGGTAATTATGTTCCAAAGAGAATTCGCCATGAGGCTTGTTGCTCAACCTGGTGATACCCTGTATTGTCGTCTTTCTGTCAATACTCAACTACTGGCTCGTGTTAACCATTTGCTGAAAGTGGGAAGGAACAACTTCAGGCCTCCGCCCAAGGTTGACTCCTCTGTGGTCAGAATCGAACCAAGGAAACCACTTCCTCCGATGAATTTTAAGGAGTGGGACGGCTTAGTTCGAATTTGCTTCAACcggaaaaataaaactttggGTTCTCTATTTAGACAAAAGACTGTCCTTTCATTGCTAGAGAAGAACTACAAAACCTTGCAAGCATTACAGCTCACATCTGAAGAGTTTTCAGACGACAAAGAAATGGCAATGTGTGTATCTGCTTTAGGTGATACTCTTGGGGACCTGAGCATGGATGCTGATGAAGGtaaagatgatgatgaggataTGGAGATGGATGATGGGGAGACAAAGGCCTCTAACTTTAAAGACAAAGTTTTGAGTGTACTTAAACTAGGAggttttgaagaaaaaagagccTCCAAACTCACTCAAGCAGATTTTATGCACCTGCTGTCCTTATTTAATAAGGCTggaattcatttttcttaa